A segment of the Lineus longissimus chromosome 11, tnLinLong1.2, whole genome shotgun sequence genome:
acctaccataaaacatTTGTTGAAGATGAGTCACTTATaaaagagatatcacactttaggTTTCCtattttgaccccctggtggccaagtatcAGATCGGACCCAAATTCAGTGTAAGGGGTCACCTTGCCGGGGGGTCACCttgtcatgtgtacaaagtttcgaGTACATAGCcctattggttaagaaacgtgccactgtttttgaaacaggatacggacagagacaacggacactgcggtattgtaccGACTCCCatgcggtgagccaaaaagcttaCTTTAAAAGGCAGAAATTTCTCAACCAATCTGTAACAGTTTGACTCCCCTTAGTTGTAGAGTGGGAATCATGAAGCAAAGTGACTTTTTAATCGGCAGGATTGTACAGGCATTCAAAATTTCAATAACCATCGTCGATTGGAATTCTATCAATCATGAATACATTCTCACCTTTTCCTTTTCACAGCACCCATTAACAATGCATGTTGAGATCTCTTCCCTTGTGAAGCAGATCTTGAAGCTTTGGACTCCGACGCCTTCCTATCAGAGTTCACTTTTTCTAAGTTTTCAGTAGCTATGGCACTGTGCACACAGTTAAGGATAACAAGGCCTTTAATTTTCAACTACATCAGATCATAGACCACTAATGGCCCTACTCCACTAAGGTGTTTCCCAGCTGCCTACCGACCCTCGGTTGTGGGTACCCAGTGTTGTCTAGTGAGTAACCATCCTATTGTGTACGGACACTGCAAAAGGAGAGTATAACTACCCATTTCTCAAAAGGATATTCTGTATTCATTGAGGACCTCTCTGTCTTCATTCAACCTCTCCTTGTCTAACTCTTCTTGTCGTTTTGATACAAAATCTAAGAACTCCACCTCATCTTCTTCAAGACCTTTAAcctgattttctgaaaaaaaaagagaacAGAGTTTGAAGTTACAGGCAGTTTTAACTTTCAAACACTGAGTACACCATATAAATGGTTTTTGCCAAATTACAGCAGGTTATTTCATCATCTAAGGTAATTTGGTGCATAATCAGCCCAGGTCAATTACTCGATCTCCTAACGAccaacttgaaacatgatagacacccagggactggtctcacttgactgcacaaataAAAGTTTATTgatgagacaggtcacagagacgctctcgtataaagaacaaatgaaaaatatcccTCGAGTGGGTTTGAACTTGCGACCCTCGACACTAGACTCCCtaggcagcccatcgcgtcatctTAACACTTTGAAGCCCAGGCACGGACATGTCTGTAATGGCCAAACATGGCTGAATGCCCAATCACGGACATACTCGTGATAGCATATTAGCCTATTTTCAATCTGTGCTGACGATCTCCTGGCTTTCAGTATCGCCTCCTGTACATAACTGATGAAACTAACAATCACTTCCAATTAATTGACATCCGTAGCAGACGACGTTTAGTTCTGTGGCGGTCGTACAGAGGGCCTCAATGACATGCCAAAATCCTGTGTATCATCTATTCGAACACCTCCATTTGACGTTTGAGGACAATTTGGGGGCCAAAACCCCAATAAACTTGGTATATTTTGAACATTGTTTTTCTTCCCTTGGAGTTGTGTTGGGAGTTACAAAATACAACTACTTTCACAATCTGGTGAATTTATTGGCTAAAAACAGTTTTTGACGTATACCGCTTTGGCATACATAATAATCGCAGGAGGTCGCAATGGCCACTTCTAGTAATATATATGAACCGATGCTCATATCTACgctccacatccagtgctcTTTTGATCAATACGGTAGTGCGACTGTGGCCTGCaggtagtctatcatatcttAGGGCGTTTTAAACATGGCTGACCAGTCATTCAAAACATGGCGTACGGGCGTTTGTGTTATCAAACTTGGCCGCAAGGGTtcttatgcatgcatgtcagcttttaGTGCCAACTGTTGCCAGAGCAGGTTACATGTTCCCACTTACTCAAAGCCCATTGTTCCTGATATTCTTCCTCTTTCTTGTTCTTCTGTTCCTCAAGCCTCTCAAATAATGACCTGTTGTCATATTCCTCTTCTGGAGCCTCTGCAATACGTAAAACACATGTGTAACCGTCCATTTTCTGGACTCTGGAAGTAGACTCAAAGGGAAAATAAAtttatcaaatcaacttcaGTTTTTATCATCGTTCTATTTACTCCTGTTAATATTCCTCGAGGGGGAGGGTGTCCAGGGGGAGACAAACAGTGTAACTTTTGAAGGGGTCAAGCAAATTTCGACATACTCTGTAACTAGAAAGCAATTCCTTTGAGCTTTTTCACCTTTTGGATCTTCTGGCTTTCTGACTTTCTCCCATTCCTCCtgtcttttctttcttttttcatcCAAATCATCCTGCGATACAAATTTTTTCTGGAACGTATTTAGAACACCACTAGAATCTCCACTTCCAAAACTCATCGTGACTATCTTTATCTGCAAAaaatgaaccagaccggacagaaattcagtgtcggagtacctctgacctagggggtcatgtgtacaaagtttcaagttcatagcacaagcggttaagaaacgtgccacacaggatacggacgacgacgacgacgacggacacagggctatcgtatagactcccctaacggtgagccaaaaagaaggGTCATGGTTCGGGTAGCTGCAGAATTATGAGAAGAGTCATGGTTGAGGTTAGAAATAGTATGAAAAAGAAGGGTCATGGTCGGGTAGCTGCAGAATTGTGAGAAGGAAGAGTCATGGTTGAGGTTAGAAATAGCATGAAAAAGAAGGGTCATGGTttgggttagctatagcatgaaaaggatggGTAATGGTTGGGTTAGCAAAAGCATCAAAAGCAAAGGTAATGGCAGGTTAGCTTTGAGTAGTTGGTAGCTATAGCATATGAGAAGAAAGGGTCATGGTTAGTTCATATGCCACGAACTTGAATTATAGCTGTTTTATTATAGGGGTCTTCAtgtattaactctttcagccctagCCTTTTGCTTCGTCACGCCTTCTTAGCAGAGATAAGGCACTTGGAATCAGTCCATAGCAGGCCAAGTATCTAGATCCGAATTTATGCATCAGTTGAATATCACTATATTTTGGTATCCCATGAGAACCATTTTTGCAAGGAATATACAGAGGGACTCGGAACTCAGGAATATCAGATGACTCTGTATCTGGACTTGGCACTAAttgcccggagttcaggattttgattctcagGGGTGCTCCTGCTTACGTTAAGCACTGGCATTTAACCAAACTGAGGACATAGAATAAATGTAGGTATAGTGCTATTTTTAGCCAATTTCAGATGTATTCAGTAcaaaagcccagaaggctcattccaaattccaaatgcgaaattccaaatttcaaattcaggtCTTACCAATCAAATAGCCAACGTGCATCACCCTcgatgtaaacaaatcagaaTTTAGATAAATTGTAATTTTACACATCTACTCAGTCTCAGTGCAAGTTACCTATTATCTGATACCTGGGCCGGATAAACactcattccaaattccaaatttgaaatctgatCTGACCAATCAGATGAGGTTTTgcttttgaccaatcagatagTGTATTGGTCAAAAGCAAAACCTCATCCGATTGGTCGGATCAGATTTGGAATTTTGCATTTGGAATTTCACATTTGGAATTTGGTAATTTGGAATGAGTTTATCCGGCCTAGGCATCAGATAGATAGGTAACTAGTGTTCCAATCCATTCCAAATACTGGCGATTCGTTCAGAAACCGCGGCGATCTGTCCATGATCAATAGACATTTCCGTGCATGTACAAAACTGAGTACGCTTGCGCACTCGCTGCAAGTATAATGACGTTA
Coding sequences within it:
- the LOC135495906 gene encoding PSME3-interacting protein-like, which encodes MSFGSGDSSGVLNTFQKKFVSQDDLDEKRKKRQEEWEKVRKPEDPKEAPEEEYDNRSLFERLEEQKNKKEEEYQEQWALKNQVKGLEEDEVEFLDFVSKRQEELDKERLNEDREVLNEYRSAIATENLEKVNSDRKASESKASRSASQGKRSQHALLMGAVKRKSTLSNDELHEDKTDENPEKKQKISENMVGTSPTSSALANNGFAKIIGILPGLGAYDDSSDEKDSSSDSTSDDEEGLGLMAPRKVVIAHQQ